One stretch of Halobacillus litoralis DNA includes these proteins:
- a CDS encoding MurR/RpiR family transcriptional regulator has translation MRFEERVHKFEYKLNDTDDQIIDYIREHHEEVMHQSIQSIASYSFTVPNTITRLSKKLGYDGFSHMKNSLKVELESPYEVPDGDSYALIQKTFEILDKDRMLDAVRLLVESKQVLLFGVGDSSDLCEMMARNLRVIGKSSSHHIHRHELLHSLAQSNHQNVLFLISLSGETPLVLEAAQKAKEQGIPIISLTHFTKNQLQSMATINLYCYAPKKTKNGYNITARTPVLVVLETLSQYFWNHY, from the coding sequence ATGCGATTTGAAGAACGTGTTCATAAATTTGAATACAAATTGAACGATACGGATGACCAAATCATTGATTACATCAGGGAACATCACGAGGAAGTAATGCATCAATCCATCCAAAGTATTGCCTCCTATTCCTTCACGGTGCCGAATACGATTACAAGGCTTTCCAAGAAACTTGGCTATGACGGTTTCTCTCATATGAAAAATAGTCTGAAGGTTGAGTTGGAATCCCCCTACGAAGTGCCAGATGGTGATTCGTATGCTTTAATACAGAAGACCTTTGAAATTCTTGATAAGGACCGGATGCTGGATGCCGTACGTCTATTAGTTGAATCTAAACAGGTGTTACTTTTCGGAGTCGGCGATTCTTCGGATTTATGTGAAATGATGGCAAGAAATCTTAGGGTGATAGGAAAATCATCCAGTCACCATATTCATAGACATGAACTTCTTCACAGTCTGGCTCAATCCAATCATCAAAATGTCCTTTTTCTGATCAGCCTCTCAGGGGAAACACCGCTTGTATTAGAGGCAGCACAAAAAGCAAAGGAACAGGGAATTCCTATTATTTCCTTGACGCATTTTACGAAGAATCAACTACAGTCCATGGCGACAATCAACTTGTACTGCTATGCACCGAAGAAAACGAAAAACGGATATAACATTACAGCTCGAACTCCGGTTTTAGTTGTTTTGGAGACATTATCGCAGTATTTTTGGAATCATTATTAA
- a CDS encoding glycerate kinase family protein: MNILVAMDSLKGSLSSKEANQAIADGLTLASKELVIDTVPIADGGEGTVDALVSALGGTMVHQQVTGPLGEPVNASYGLIKNDSTAVIEVAEACGLPLVSPSDLHPLKATTYGVGELIANAIKKGCSDIIIGLGGSSTTDAGVGMLQALGFQFLDKSGCPVRHGGRALQEIAAIDTSQAHPLLQHTNFHTICDVNNPLHGPNGAAFVFSPQKGADIDEVTILDQGLAHFSTIVMDQLGIDLQIIPGSGAAGGLGAALSGFLHSPMLAGVDFILSELNLKEKLSHTDIVFTGEGKFDFQSSMGKAPSGIAKLAQTSNTSVIVLAGDISDAEDQVHNKGVDAYFTIVRGPISLNEAMASQTTYSNLKQTAEQLGRLLLLKK, encoded by the coding sequence ATGAACATTCTTGTAGCCATGGATTCACTAAAAGGAAGTTTGTCATCAAAAGAAGCCAATCAAGCGATCGCTGATGGTCTAACTCTCGCTTCAAAAGAGCTTGTGATTGATACTGTCCCCATTGCCGACGGAGGGGAAGGCACAGTGGACGCACTGGTATCCGCACTTGGTGGAACAATGGTCCATCAGCAGGTCACAGGTCCCTTGGGGGAGCCTGTGAATGCTTCCTATGGACTGATCAAAAATGACTCTACCGCCGTCATTGAAGTTGCAGAAGCCTGCGGACTCCCACTAGTGAGCCCAAGTGATTTACATCCACTCAAAGCTACAACCTACGGCGTCGGTGAGTTGATTGCAAACGCCATCAAAAAAGGATGCTCAGATATCATCATAGGTCTTGGAGGCAGTTCAACAACCGATGCGGGTGTCGGTATGCTGCAGGCCCTTGGCTTTCAATTTCTCGACAAATCAGGCTGTCCGGTCAGGCATGGAGGAAGAGCTTTGCAGGAAATTGCAGCAATTGACACCAGCCAAGCTCATCCCTTACTACAACATACAAATTTTCATACGATATGCGATGTAAACAACCCTTTGCACGGTCCGAATGGTGCTGCCTTTGTTTTTTCCCCACAAAAAGGAGCAGACATAGACGAAGTAACCATCCTTGATCAAGGACTGGCTCATTTCTCAACTATCGTCATGGATCAGCTTGGAATCGATCTGCAAATCATTCCTGGAAGTGGAGCAGCAGGCGGACTGGGAGCCGCCCTTTCAGGCTTTCTCCACTCTCCCATGCTTGCAGGCGTAGACTTTATCCTTTCTGAACTAAACCTAAAAGAAAAGTTAAGTCATACAGATATCGTTTTCACAGGCGAAGGAAAATTTGATTTTCAAAGTTCAATGGGGAAAGCCCCTTCAGGGATTGCTAAGCTCGCTCAAACCAGCAACACCTCCGTAATTGTGTTAGCTGGAGATATTTCGGATGCGGAAGACCAGGTGCATAACAAGGGAGTTGATGCTTATTTCACAATTGTAAGAGGACCTATTTCTCTCAATGAGGCGATGGCATCACAAACCACTTACTCAAACCTTAAACAAACAGCAGAACAATTAGGGAGACTATTGCTTCTTAAAAAATAG
- the mngA gene encoding PTS 2-O-a-mannosyl-D-glycerate transporter subunit IIABC, which produces MELSKLTSPNLLRTKLKLQSKKEAIDYLVKQLDDEGKLKSKEGFLKAVYDREELSPTGFEGGLAIPHGKSPSVKEAAFAVATIENPITDWESLDPTNQVELVILLAIPDEEAGSTHLSLLSEFMTRLSDPSYKEGLLKAESSEELFKQLDNFEQEEEQEEEKTKTEESRTILAVTACPAGIAHTYMAAEALTKAGKELGVHVYVEKQGANGIEDRHSSEKLKKADAVIFANDVAVKDEERFSHLPKVKAAVAAPLRDAKGLLTKAIEKAEKYPKGEYKEEIDTGSDAEESDHKKFKTEIKDSILTGISYIIPIIVAGGMTLAAAVLISQAFNLQGVYETEGSWLWLLRQLGGGLLSQLMVPILAAYMAYSIADKPALGPGFAAGVAANLIGSGFLGGMLGGFLAGFFLKFLKKNIQPKGTFAGFISFWVYPVLGTLAVGSIMLFVIGEPLAWLNNGLIDWLGSLSGANALILGAILGGMASFDLGGPVNKAAYTFCIGAMASGNFIPYAAFASVKMVSAFAVTGATIIGKQYFSLQEQEIGKQTWLLGLAGITEGAIPFMINDPLRVIPSLVAGSAVTGAIVAYFDLGLNVPGAGIFSLALLQGKPILLGASIWLGAAIFGALISMILLIITRKSKLAKEERLAA; this is translated from the coding sequence TTGGAACTGAGTAAATTAACGTCACCTAATCTGCTGAGGACAAAATTAAAACTTCAATCAAAGAAAGAAGCGATTGACTACTTAGTGAAGCAGCTAGATGACGAGGGGAAATTGAAATCTAAAGAGGGATTTTTGAAAGCGGTTTATGACCGGGAAGAATTGTCACCTACTGGATTCGAAGGTGGATTGGCCATTCCACATGGGAAATCGCCTTCTGTAAAAGAAGCTGCCTTTGCCGTAGCAACGATTGAGAATCCAATAACGGATTGGGAAAGCCTTGATCCAACTAATCAAGTGGAGTTAGTCATTCTTCTGGCAATTCCTGATGAAGAGGCAGGATCCACCCATTTATCACTATTATCTGAATTTATGACACGACTTTCAGACCCTTCTTATAAAGAGGGACTGTTAAAAGCAGAATCAAGTGAAGAACTATTTAAACAATTGGATAATTTTGAACAAGAAGAAGAGCAGGAAGAAGAGAAGACGAAGACTGAAGAAAGTCGAACCATCCTCGCTGTGACAGCCTGTCCTGCAGGTATTGCCCATACTTATATGGCTGCAGAAGCCTTGACAAAAGCAGGGAAAGAGCTTGGCGTTCACGTCTACGTCGAGAAGCAGGGGGCAAACGGCATTGAAGACCGCCATTCCTCTGAAAAATTGAAGAAAGCCGATGCGGTCATCTTTGCAAATGATGTTGCAGTGAAAGATGAAGAGCGTTTCTCTCACTTGCCTAAAGTGAAAGCTGCTGTAGCTGCGCCGTTGCGCGATGCCAAAGGTTTGTTAACAAAAGCAATTGAGAAAGCAGAGAAATATCCTAAAGGAGAATATAAAGAGGAGATAGATACTGGATCAGATGCCGAAGAATCGGATCATAAGAAATTCAAGACCGAAATCAAGGATTCTATCCTAACTGGTATTTCTTACATTATTCCGATCATTGTTGCAGGGGGGATGACTCTTGCTGCAGCGGTTTTAATTTCTCAAGCATTTAATCTGCAGGGTGTATATGAAACAGAAGGTTCATGGCTCTGGCTGCTAAGGCAGCTGGGTGGAGGATTGCTTAGTCAGTTGATGGTACCGATATTGGCAGCGTACATGGCTTACTCTATTGCGGATAAGCCGGCTCTTGGACCTGGTTTTGCTGCAGGAGTTGCGGCGAATTTAATTGGATCCGGATTCCTTGGTGGAATGCTCGGCGGGTTCTTGGCTGGTTTCTTCCTTAAATTTTTGAAGAAAAACATCCAGCCTAAAGGTACATTTGCTGGCTTCATCAGTTTCTGGGTTTACCCGGTACTCGGTACTTTAGCGGTTGGCTCCATTATGTTGTTTGTTATTGGAGAGCCGCTGGCATGGCTGAACAATGGACTGATAGACTGGCTCGGTAGTTTGTCAGGTGCCAACGCCTTAATTTTAGGAGCTATTTTAGGGGGAATGGCATCGTTTGATTTAGGTGGTCCCGTGAATAAAGCGGCTTACACCTTCTGTATCGGAGCGATGGCAAGTGGAAACTTCATTCCTTACGCTGCTTTTGCCTCTGTGAAAATGGTTTCTGCTTTTGCTGTAACAGGAGCAACGATTATAGGAAAACAGTACTTTTCACTTCAAGAACAAGAGATTGGGAAGCAGACGTGGTTATTGGGGCTCGCCGGAATCACCGAAGGTGCTATTCCATTTATGATTAATGATCCTTTGCGGGTTATTCCTTCCTTAGTTGCGGGTTCTGCTGTAACAGGAGCGATTGTAGCGTACTTTGACCTTGGACTGAATGTACCTGGAGCTGGAATCTTCTCTCTTGCTCTGTTACAAGGAAAACCAATTTTACTAGGCGCCAGCATCTGGTTGGGAGCAGCTATATTTGGAGCGCTCATTTCAATGATTCTGCTGATCATAACCAGAAAAAGCAAACTTGCAAAAGAAGAACGTCTTGCTGCATAA